GCGTCGTCGTCGACGACCTCGGACCAGAGGAGGTGAATCGTCCCGGGGATGTGCCCGGCCGTCCGTGCTTCCGGGAGGTCGTTGGATGGACGCGCCCGTTTGCCCTCGTACTCCTCCGGCGAACGGACGTCGACGATGGTGACGTTCCGGGACAGCGCCGCCTCGATGTCTCGCCGGTAGGCCCGGATCCGTTCGTCCGCCGGCTGGGCGACGTACTCCTGGCGGGAGACGGTCGGCTCCTCGGTCGTCAGCGGGCAACCCGCCTGGACCCACGCGTTCTTTCCGCCGTCGAGCAGGCGCACGTCCGTGTGTCGATAGTACTTGAACAGCCAGTAGAGGTACGCCGCGAACTGGTTCTGCTCGGTGCTGTAGATCACGACGGTGGACTCCTCGGTGATCCCTCGCTCGCCGACGTACGCCTCGAACGTCTCCCGGCTGGCCAGGCCACAGCCCTCGACGTCGACGAGATCGTTCATGATGTCGATCTGAACGGCTCCCGGGACGTGGCCGCGGTCGTACTCGTCGTCGGCCTCGACGATCCGAAGGCCAGGATCGTCCCGTTCGGCCTCTGTGAGCCGCTCTCTGACCCACTCGACCGTCACCAGCGACTGCCGACCGCCCCGGCCGTCGCCCGAGCCGCTGGCGTCGCTCGCGAGGCGATAACAGGTCTGGCGACCGTCGTGTAACGCCGGAGACGAATCGACGAGTGAAGCGTCCTCGAGCTGGTCGAGGCCGTACCGGGCCGTCCGTGAGGACAGCATCGTCTCCTCGGTCAGGGCCTTGAGCGTCATCGGGCCCGAGTGAGCCAGCGTCTTGTAAATAAACTTCGAGCTGGGTGGCAAGTCGCCGAGTGTCTCCTCGAGTTCGTCCCGGTCCATTCTTGAGTGTCTCTTGCAACTCTACCTATACATCTTTTACGACCCTCGCCTCAGACTGTGTCGACGGCGCGACGTTCGTTCCCGTCGAGGCGAATATAGAGACCATAATTGTGCCAACTTCGGCCGTATCCGGTGGGTGAACACCCCTTCAGCGAGGGGTATGGGCAATAATATTCACTGCGAGAATTCTTATGCGTCAACCTCCGGTACCGTCGGTCGTAATGGTCGAGACGATCTCCACCGACGAGCTTCGAGTGAAGCTCGATCGCAACGACGACTTCACGCTCTTCGACACGCGGTCACCGGACAGCTTCGAGGAGTGGCGAATCGACAGGGCAGTGAACGTCGAGTACTCCGGCTCGGACGACGAGCTGATCGGCGACTTCGACGCCTACCGCGGTGAACTCGCCCCCGACGACGAGATCGTGGCGATCTGTCGGACGGGCCGCTCTGCGGGGCTGTTCGGCGAGTACCTCGAGGAAGAAGGCTTCGAGAACGTCACGAACGTCGACGGCGGGATGCAGGCCTGGAGTCTGGCCTACGACGTCGTCCCGATCGCGACCCGGAACGACGACCTCGTCATCTTACAGCTGCAGCGGCGGGCGAAGGGCTGTCTGGGCTACCTCATCGGCTCGAAGCGCACCGGCGAAGCGGCGCTGGTCGACGTCACCCGTGCGACGGACGTCTTCCGCCAGGCCGCGAGCGACTACGGCTTCGAGATCGTCCGCGTCCTCGATACGCACATCCACGCCGACCACATCTCCCGCGGCCGCCAGCTCGCAGCCGAACTCGACGTCCCCTACCACCTCGGCCAGCCCGCCGAGACGCGCGACCCGAAGTTTTCGTTCGACGGCCTCGAACCCAACGAGACGGTTCCCGTGGGCCGGATCACGATCAAGGCCGTCCACACGCCCGGACACACCACGGGCATGACGAGCTACCTCGTCGAGAACGAGGCGCTGTTGACCGGCGACACGCTGTTCGTCGAGTCGATCGGCCGCACCGAACTCCAGTTCGCCGGCGAGGACGCCAAAGGTGGCGCGCGCGTCCAGTACGAGACGCTCCACCACAAGCTCATGACCATGCCCGACGACGTGAAGATCCTCCCCGGACACTTCTCGGTCACCGACTGCGGGCAGTACGTCGACGTCACGCCCGGCCTGCCGATGCACTCGACCGTCGGCGAGCTCCGCCAGCACAACGAGATCTTACAACTCGGCGAGGAGGCGTTCGTCGAGCACATGTTCGAGAACCTCCCGTCGAAGCCGCCGAACTACGAGACGGTGATCGCCACCAACGTCGGCGAGTACGAGCCCGACAACGAGGAAGAAGAACGCGAGCTCGAGCTCGGACCGAACCGGTGTGCGGCCACGACCGACAGCGTCGTCGCCGACGACTGACGGAACGATGATCGAGTTCGCCACACTCTCACCACCCATCCAGGCGCTCGTCCT
This portion of the Natronobeatus ordinarius genome encodes:
- a CDS encoding rhodanese-like domain-containing protein, with amino-acid sequence MDRDELEETLGDLPPSSKFIYKTLAHSGPMTLKALTEETMLSSRTARYGLDQLEDASLVDSSPALHDGRQTCYRLASDASGSGDGRGGRQSLVTVEWVRERLTEAERDDPGLRIVEADDEYDRGHVPGAVQIDIMNDLVDVEGCGLASRETFEAYVGERGITEESTVVIYSTEQNQFAAYLYWLFKYYRHTDVRLLDGGKNAWVQAGCPLTTEEPTVSRQEYVAQPADERIRAYRRDIEAALSRNVTIVDVRSPEEYEGKRARPSNDLPEARTAGHIPGTIHLLWSEVVDDDARFKDVTELEQLFAARDVTPDTETIVYCHVGERSALVWFVLSELLDHRDVANYDGSWIEWGNLIGAPVETDAEDE
- a CDS encoding MBL fold metallo-hydrolase; the protein is MVETISTDELRVKLDRNDDFTLFDTRSPDSFEEWRIDRAVNVEYSGSDDELIGDFDAYRGELAPDDEIVAICRTGRSAGLFGEYLEEEGFENVTNVDGGMQAWSLAYDVVPIATRNDDLVILQLQRRAKGCLGYLIGSKRTGEAALVDVTRATDVFRQAASDYGFEIVRVLDTHIHADHISRGRQLAAELDVPYHLGQPAETRDPKFSFDGLEPNETVPVGRITIKAVHTPGHTTGMTSYLVENEALLTGDTLFVESIGRTELQFAGEDAKGGARVQYETLHHKLMTMPDDVKILPGHFSVTDCGQYVDVTPGLPMHSTVGELRQHNEILQLGEEAFVEHMFENLPSKPPNYETVIATNVGEYEPDNEEEERELELGPNRCAATTDSVVADD